The Haloplanus sp. CK5-1 genome segment GTAGGCCCATCATGCGCTCTTCGACGCTCGTCGTCTCGTAGTCGAAGATGACCGTCACGACCGCCATCAGATCGCGGTTCTCGAGGCGCTTGTCCTCGAACTCGCCGAGCAGGTTCCGCGACGCCTCGCGGACGACTTCGCTCCGACCGGTGTAGCCGTGTTCGTCCGCGAAGGCGTCGATCCGTTCGACCAACTCCTCGGGCATCGAAACGCTGACGACCGTCATAGTATTAAATCATCGCCGTTCATATATTAACAGTTGCTATCCACGTTCGGCGGGAGTCGGGCTCAACAGACCGGCAGGAACTCGACTGCGTCGC includes the following:
- a CDS encoding CopG family ribbon-helix-helix protein gives rise to the protein MTVVSVSMPEELVERIDAFADEHGYTGRSEVVREASRNLLGEFEDKRLENRDLMAVVTVIFDYETTSVEERMMGLRHDYEGLVVANFHSHVGSHYCMELFVLEGQLETISTFVGKIRATQDTLSVDYSVMPVDEFGPFVSPE